From the Chloroflexota bacterium genome, one window contains:
- a CDS encoding DUF5719 family protein: MMRRLTVVAMAVVALVLAISLALLGVAGVGGGAKSTSVALAAPLGSPPGTWVSSITVQNPSTQSATVKLEIVDQNGAVKFSDTVTVAAGASKLWYVPNLTGLASGRYSAVISSDPVRVVAIANLVSSNPSTGGSYSGVNDDQAASSFYIPSVYREYYGYTSNIVVQNADTADASVTVTFKNKLGTTVDTKTTTIKSGASYTFDQAGQTALGSNFVGSAVVEAAGGKKVVAIFNISSSAGNGLFSTSNGFSSAAAGTVAYLPVIYNDYYSFLTSFLVQNVDTADANVQAVYKNHLGQTVKTATATIKPGQSNLWYQPNDGLGSKFHGSVTVTSTNGKNIVAVANILNNVTGRLSAYNGFTGGSATIALPVIMNMYYGWVTSLTVMNVDTAAANVTLEYKSATYNTTKTATIQPGTAQMWYQPNDGLPQRFNGSVKVTSTGGVKVVAVVNEEKQKGDDNVSDAGPGDWLMSYNGSNQ, translated from the coding sequence ATGATGAGAAGACTCACTGTTGTGGCGATGGCCGTGGTGGCTTTGGTTTTGGCGATATCCCTCGCCCTGCTGGGGGTAGCGGGGGTGGGGGGTGGAGCAAAGAGCACATCGGTCGCTCTGGCCGCTCCGCTGGGTTCACCCCCGGGAACCTGGGTAAGCAGCATCACTGTACAGAATCCTAGCACCCAGAGTGCGACCGTAAAGTTGGAGATCGTCGATCAGAACGGGGCGGTTAAGTTCTCGGATACGGTGACGGTGGCAGCTGGGGCCTCCAAGCTGTGGTATGTGCCCAATCTCACTGGGCTTGCCTCTGGCCGCTACTCCGCAGTGATAAGCAGCGACCCTGTGCGCGTGGTGGCGATCGCCAACCTGGTTTCATCTAATCCTAGCACGGGCGGTAGCTATAGCGGCGTGAACGATGATCAGGCAGCCTCCTCTTTCTATATCCCATCCGTATATAGAGAGTATTATGGCTATACATCGAACATCGTCGTCCAGAACGCCGATACAGCCGATGCCAGTGTGACGGTGACCTTCAAGAACAAGCTCGGTACGACAGTAGATACGAAGACGACAACGATCAAGTCTGGCGCCTCCTATACCTTTGATCAGGCCGGTCAGACGGCGCTTGGCTCTAACTTTGTTGGTTCGGCCGTCGTCGAGGCTGCGGGGGGCAAAAAGGTGGTAGCCATATTCAACATCTCCAGCAGCGCCGGCAATGGGCTCTTCTCTACATCGAATGGCTTCTCCTCAGCCGCAGCGGGCACGGTCGCTTACCTACCGGTAATCTACAACGATTATTACAGCTTCCTTACCAGCTTCCTCGTCCAGAACGTGGATACCGCTGATGCTAACGTCCAGGCTGTGTATAAGAACCATCTCGGCCAGACGGTCAAGACGGCTACGGCTACTATCAAGCCCGGGCAGTCCAATCTCTGGTACCAGCCTAATGACGGTCTGGGCTCGAAATTCCACGGTTCGGTGACCGTAACCAGTACGAATGGGAAGAACATTGTGGCTGTGGCCAATATCCTGAATAATGTGACCGGTCGCTTATCGGCCTACAATGGGTTCACTGGCGGCTCGGCGACGATCGCTCTCCCCGTTATTATGAACATGTACTACGGATGGGTGACCAGCTTGACCGTTATGAACGTGGATACAGCGGCAGCCAACGTGACCCTGGAGTACAAGAGCGCCACTTATAACACGACGAAGACCGCTACGATCCAGCCAGGAACCGCTCAAATGTGGTATCAACCCAATGATGGGCTGCCTCAGCGCTTCAACGGTTCAGTGAAG
- a CDS encoding Ig-like domain-containing protein has protein sequence MLYEGSYGQKGNGSEIDIVPTPMPKLLPMPLATATPGTVRNSTAVSGGIYANTTWDLGKSPYIVTGTVTLFPGCTLTIEPGVQVRFAAGATLIIRGALVAEGTATNRIVFTSDSPAPIKGIWGGIQVATNQGGKVSLKFVTVEYAQTALSVECCWSGGPVNISDSVFTNNVTALGGYAGWDMQVDRSTFEKNTYAVMSADKKISNSVFRDNRYGLYETERVSVYGSTFTGHEVALWGGRGVVKYSTIANNGTGVRAFFEGFTLSNNTITRNTVGVILGQYDSYSSPVSFNNIYGNTIVTGTINMKNTGPSNKDALNNWWGTTDTSVIEAGIYDGRDDPVLGLINYQPFLTEPAPTSLVTTSLSSLATYQSSPSFSVSWSGTSDPDPIASYDVQYRDGGEGAWTDLITATTALSTTFSGQDGHIYSFRARATTTTGVVSDWSDPVSTTVDLTAPTGTLQVQGWSSPYISNTVTLSISASDATSGVSQMQFGPDAQNFSAWELYATTRSYLAPPGATAVYGRFKDNAGNISQPVSATITVDSAPPTGSITINGDAAYANAINATLTLSATDNLSGVSSVAFSNNGSTWSDWQSYGTSKSWALASGADGERTVFTRLRDAAQNVSPVYSDTIILDTTPPGTPQPDDGISGVSNNPRPTFRWPEVTDNLSGLAGYYYKVDSGAEALVLGTAVTLTTQSDGNHTFYVRAKDRAGNYSPYGFHTFSIKTNLPQSPGIIQPQTPTAYDRTVVSGISEQGLTVKLYVNGSFVGQITAGSYGVWNFVNVPLAMGANILTATATDQAGNISLFSTPVVVDRVEVWAPPPAPQASAVISTTGGTVAAGNNVSVTVPSGAFAEEVNLTLTPYATASAPGVFGVVSANAYTSITAVTTASGTRVSSLQQPVTITIAYNPAVLGNVPETSLQISYYDEGTRQWVALPSVVDTVNHTVSASTTHFSLYDAQASLLTKKVYLPLVFKSWGAGW, from the coding sequence ATGCTGTATGAGGGTTCCTACGGCCAAAAGGGGAACGGCTCCGAGATAGACATTGTGCCTACGCCGATGCCTAAGCTACTACCCATGCCCTTAGCCACGGCAACGCCTGGGACCGTGCGAAATAGCACTGCAGTAAGCGGCGGCATCTATGCCAACACCACGTGGGACCTCGGTAAAAGCCCATATATCGTGACTGGAACGGTAACTCTGTTTCCGGGCTGCACCCTCACTATCGAGCCGGGCGTGCAGGTGCGCTTCGCGGCGGGGGCCACCCTTATCATCCGTGGCGCATTAGTGGCCGAAGGAACGGCTACTAACCGGATCGTGTTTACCTCGGATAGTCCTGCTCCCATCAAAGGAATCTGGGGTGGAATTCAGGTTGCCACGAATCAGGGTGGTAAGGTGTCTCTCAAATTCGTCACCGTCGAATATGCGCAAACTGCCCTGTCCGTCGAGTGCTGCTGGTCTGGCGGGCCGGTCAATATCTCGGACAGTGTGTTCACCAATAACGTCACGGCATTGGGAGGCTACGCAGGCTGGGATATGCAGGTTGACCGCTCGACCTTTGAAAAAAACACGTACGCCGTAATGAGTGCGGACAAGAAGATCTCTAACTCTGTCTTTAGAGATAACCGTTATGGCTTATATGAGACGGAGCGTGTCAGTGTGTACGGCAGCACGTTTACGGGCCACGAGGTTGCCCTATGGGGAGGACGGGGCGTAGTCAAGTATTCTACCATTGCAAACAACGGCACTGGTGTGCGGGCCTTCTTCGAGGGGTTCACTCTATCGAACAATACCATCACGCGCAACACTGTGGGCGTCATTTTAGGCCAGTATGACTCCTATTCATCACCTGTGAGTTTTAACAATATCTACGGCAACACAATCGTCACGGGGACCATCAACATGAAGAACACTGGGCCATCCAACAAGGATGCGCTGAACAACTGGTGGGGGACAACCGACACTAGTGTGATAGAAGCGGGCATTTACGATGGACGGGATGACCCTGTGCTCGGTTTGATCAACTACCAGCCGTTTCTAACCGAACCCGCTCCCACCTCGTTAGTGACTACGTCCCTTTCCTCACTCGCAACCTACCAGTCTTCTCCCTCCTTCTCTGTTTCTTGGTCTGGAACTTCAGATCCTGACCCCATCGCCTCCTACGACGTGCAGTATCGGGATGGAGGGGAAGGAGCATGGACCGACCTCATCACCGCCACCACCGCCCTCTCCACCACCTTTAGCGGCCAGGACGGCCACATCTACTCCTTCCGGGCCCGGGCCACCACCACTACCGGTGTGGTGAGCGATTGGAGCGACCCTGTCTCCACCACGGTGGATCTGACGGCACCCACGGGGACGTTGCAGGTGCAGGGCTGGTCCTCTCCCTACATATCCAACACTGTCACCCTTTCAATCTCTGCCTCCGACGCTACCAGCGGTGTCTCCCAGATGCAGTTCGGACCCGACGCCCAGAATTTCAGCGCCTGGGAGCTGTACGCTACTACACGGAGTTACCTGGCACCACCAGGAGCCACGGCCGTCTACGGCCGCTTCAAGGACAACGCCGGGAACATCTCCCAGCCAGTAAGCGCCACCATCACAGTGGACTCTGCTCCGCCCACGGGGTCTATCACCATCAACGGCGATGCCGCCTACGCCAACGCCATCAATGCCACCCTCACCTTGTCTGCCACAGACAACCTGAGCGGTGTCTCAAGCGTGGCCTTCTCTAACAACGGCTCCACTTGGAGCGACTGGCAGAGTTACGGCACCAGCAAGTCCTGGGCCCTGGCCAGTGGCGCAGACGGAGAGCGCACCGTTTTCACCCGCTTGCGGGATGCGGCCCAGAACGTCTCCCCTGTCTACTCGGATACCATCATCCTGGATACGACGCCCCCCGGGACGCCCCAGCCCGATGACGGGATCAGCGGCGTGAGCAATAATCCCCGCCCTACCTTCCGCTGGCCAGAGGTCACCGACAACCTGAGTGGCCTGGCAGGGTATTACTACAAGGTGGACAGCGGCGCGGAGGCGCTGGTGCTGGGGACCGCCGTGACCTTAACCACCCAGAGCGATGGGAACCACACCTTCTACGTGCGGGCCAAGGACCGGGCGGGCAACTACAGCCCTTACGGGTTCCACACCTTCTCCATCAAGACCAACCTGCCCCAGTCCCCCGGCATCATCCAGCCGCAGACTCCCACGGCCTATGACCGCACCGTGGTCAGCGGCATCAGCGAGCAGGGGCTCACCGTTAAGCTCTACGTGAATGGCTCCTTCGTCGGCCAGATCACAGCGGGTAGCTACGGGGTCTGGAACTTCGTCAACGTGCCCCTGGCTATGGGTGCTAACATCCTTACGGCCACTGCCACCGACCAGGCGGGTAATATCAGTCTGTTTTCCACCCCGGTGGTAGTAGACAGGGTAGAGGTCTGGGCCCCACCGCCAGCGCCCCAGGCCTCCGCGGTCATCTCCACCACTGGCGGGACCGTGGCCGCGGGCAACAATGTCTCCGTCACCGTGCCCAGTGGGGCCTTCGCCGAAGAGGTCAACCTCACCTTGACGCCCTATGCCACGGCCAGCGCCCCAGGTGTCTTCGGGGTGGTCAGCGCCAACGCCTACACCTCCATCACCGCGGTGACCACCGCCAGCGGCACCCGGGTAAGCAGCTTGCAGCAGCCGGTCACCATTACCATCGCCTACAACCCGGCCGTGCTGGGCAACGTCCCCGAGACCAGCCTGCAGATTTCCTATTATGACGAGGGCACCAGGCAATGGGTGGCCCTGCCCAGCGTCGTAGATACGGTGAACCATACCGTCAGCGCCAGCACAACCCATTTCTCGTTATACGATGCTCAGGCGTCTCTCCTGACCAAGAAGGTCTACCTGCCGCTGGTATTTAAGTCCTGGGGGGCTGGCTGGTAG
- a CDS encoding extracellular solute-binding protein — MKRLFLLPIVVILLLSFVASACVPAAAPTPTPTKPAAPPPATPTPVAVATPTPLPPTATPTKPPAPVTIRLFGVAGEPLEPATKKIVAMFEEKHPNIKVAYETVPFGEFYRKIAVYLASGDPPDIIWPGGPFIVSYAYAGSIIPLGDIYTKEDMADFVETSVKQGTYEGKLYGAPWMQATLLIFYNTKMFDEAGIKPPRTLEDAWTWPQFAEALRKVVGPIPAGGVPKVWGLVTRSLGAFYDWLPLIRSNDKPGTPTYMGVSPDGSKASGYLDTPQALEAFQFMSDFFNKWQLSPQATVPNAFEDGKAATYLRPEDLYPILTAKYPNLPWSITPLPYLKTPITHTGHFMFTITAASKHQKEAKEFIKFATSKEIAATWQKLTNSLPARKSVLAQIPEYQTFPLNIPYQELIEWGQPPPVTPGFTAYGTMTAEALTNIIKGQPVDATIKTMVSRLDAELKKYAK; from the coding sequence GTGAAAAGACTGTTCCTGTTGCCAATCGTGGTCATTCTGCTGCTCAGTTTCGTCGCCAGCGCCTGCGTCCCAGCAGCCGCCCCAACGCCAACGCCAACCAAGCCAGCGGCTCCACCACCAGCCACACCTACTCCAGTGGCTGTGGCGACCCCGACGCCGCTGCCACCGACGGCGACGCCCACCAAACCGCCAGCACCCGTTACTATCCGTCTCTTCGGTGTAGCCGGTGAACCACTTGAACCAGCCACCAAGAAAATCGTCGCCATGTTTGAGGAAAAGCACCCCAACATCAAGGTCGCTTATGAAACAGTGCCCTTCGGGGAGTTTTACCGTAAGATAGCTGTCTACCTGGCCTCAGGCGATCCGCCTGACATCATCTGGCCTGGTGGGCCCTTCATCGTCAGCTACGCCTACGCCGGTTCCATCATCCCTCTGGGTGATATCTACACCAAGGAGGATATGGCTGATTTCGTTGAAACCTCGGTTAAGCAAGGCACCTACGAAGGAAAACTCTACGGCGCTCCCTGGATGCAAGCCACCCTCCTCATTTTCTATAACACCAAGATGTTCGATGAGGCAGGCATTAAGCCACCGAGAACCCTAGAGGATGCCTGGACCTGGCCCCAGTTCGCTGAGGCCCTGCGCAAGGTCGTCGGTCCTATCCCCGCCGGTGGCGTCCCCAAGGTCTGGGGGTTGGTGACACGCAGCCTGGGGGCGTTCTACGACTGGCTACCGCTGATCCGCTCCAATGATAAGCCGGGCACCCCCACCTACATGGGCGTAAGCCCCGACGGCTCTAAGGCGTCTGGTTACCTCGATACACCCCAGGCGCTGGAGGCCTTCCAGTTCATGTCCGACTTCTTCAACAAGTGGCAGCTCTCGCCTCAGGCGACAGTCCCCAATGCCTTCGAGGATGGCAAGGCAGCCACCTACCTTCGCCCAGAGGATCTCTACCCCATCTTGACGGCGAAGTATCCGAATCTGCCCTGGTCGATCACCCCGTTGCCTTACCTCAAGACGCCCATCACCCACACAGGACACTTCATGTTCACGATCACGGCCGCCAGCAAGCATCAGAAGGAGGCTAAGGAGTTCATCAAGTTTGCGACGAGCAAGGAGATAGCGGCGACCTGGCAGAAGCTGACCAACAGCCTGCCGGCCCGCAAGTCGGTCCTGGCCCAGATACCGGAGTACCAGACCTTCCCACTCAACATCCCCTATCAGGAATTGATCGAGTGGGGGCAGCCTCCCCCGGTGACCCCCGGCTTCACCGCCTACGGCACCATGACGGCCGAAGCCTTGACCAATATCATCAAGGGGCAGCCCGTGGACGCCACCATCAAAACGATGGTCTCCAGGCTCGATGCCGAGCTGAAGAAGTACGCCAAATAG